A region of Subtercola boreus DNA encodes the following proteins:
- a CDS encoding acyl-CoA dehydrogenase family protein yields the protein MVATLDKTERLTDILGKLGALGPTLRERALEAERAGRLSDETIADLAATGAFDIASPVEFGGAELSVRQQLDVIIEASKWDGSVGWVVWAGASTDWIPAGSGPRVLEEVYGSEWAGPRVAGSSHFPASRGRAQRVDGGWIISGGPWTFATASLWAPFTNLGCIAEDPDGTYLVAAQVPRDELVFLDDWHVAGMRGTGSISVKLQSDELFVPEYRGVDFRRITSGAIESGLAGSLWKAPALGWSFSLMAGMSIGIAQGALERFLERSAGRSIRGTSYKNQLEAPLTHLMLAEVHSKIQSAVLMMRANADETDRLGELAAAGTPADAEYLQLFSARVLMETAYAAKWCAEAIELLQRNSGATAIMDFEPIQRSWRDARVITLHGALNLEALSENYGRLMAGIQPHQFAGITTLDRFTPAPATRPTERRSSR from the coding sequence ATGGTCGCCACACTCGACAAGACCGAACGCTTGACCGACATCCTCGGAAAGCTCGGCGCGCTGGGCCCGACCCTGCGGGAGCGGGCACTCGAAGCCGAGCGCGCCGGGCGGCTCTCCGACGAGACCATCGCCGATCTTGCGGCCACCGGCGCCTTCGACATCGCGAGCCCTGTCGAGTTCGGAGGCGCAGAACTGTCGGTGAGGCAGCAGCTCGACGTGATCATCGAAGCATCGAAGTGGGACGGCTCGGTCGGCTGGGTCGTCTGGGCGGGGGCTTCCACCGACTGGATCCCCGCCGGCTCAGGTCCGCGTGTTCTCGAGGAGGTCTACGGGTCGGAATGGGCAGGGCCACGGGTTGCGGGTTCGAGCCACTTCCCCGCGAGTCGGGGCCGCGCACAGCGAGTCGACGGCGGTTGGATCATCTCCGGCGGCCCCTGGACCTTCGCGACCGCTTCGTTGTGGGCCCCCTTCACGAACCTGGGATGCATCGCCGAAGACCCGGACGGCACCTACCTCGTCGCCGCCCAGGTGCCCCGGGACGAACTGGTCTTCCTCGATGACTGGCACGTCGCGGGCATGCGCGGCACCGGCAGCATCTCCGTGAAACTGCAGAGCGATGAGCTGTTCGTGCCCGAGTACCGCGGGGTCGACTTCCGCCGGATCACCTCCGGTGCCATCGAGAGTGGACTGGCTGGCTCGCTCTGGAAGGCACCCGCTCTGGGCTGGTCGTTCAGCCTGATGGCGGGCATGTCGATCGGCATCGCACAGGGGGCGCTCGAACGGTTCCTCGAGCGATCGGCGGGCCGCAGCATCCGGGGCACCTCGTACAAGAACCAGCTCGAGGCGCCGCTCACCCATCTCATGCTCGCCGAAGTGCACTCCAAGATCCAGTCCGCAGTCCTGATGATGCGCGCCAACGCCGACGAGACCGACCGGCTCGGCGAGCTGGCGGCGGCGGGAACGCCGGCCGACGCCGAGTACCTGCAGCTGTTCAGCGCCCGGGTGCTGATGGAGACCGCTTATGCCGCAAAGTGGTGCGCCGAAGCAATCGAGCTCCTGCAGCGCAACTCAGGAGCGACCGCGATCATGGACTTCGAGCCCATCCAGCGATCGTGGCGCGATGCCCGCGTCATCACCCTGCACGGGGCGCTGAACCTCGAAGCGCTCTCAGAGAACTACGGACGACTGATGGCGGGCATCCAGCCACACCAGTTCGCCGGAATCACGACGCTCGACCGCTTCACCCCCGCCCCGGCCACTCGGCCAACAGAACGAAGGAGCTCACGATGA
- a CDS encoding CocE/NonD family hydrolase, with product MQTLDRDGDYENGVTIAPAVHNLIGPTVLNFNQAATDAEDATAAQAGDTVPGTAAMVAFSTDQTITFATDPTVRALLSTLNEAPGVFTADTPRRLQNGAAARNELRRNIRGIIKLTDVRIPTRDGSYVCADIFLPDDDQQHPVIMNQGFYGKSFDHGTIGSRRQAEAKEELEDRYFTGNPDGLQYENHESVDSAVWVPKGYVCIRVDARGVGNSPGLQAPFSRQQAEDYYDAIEWAGTQPWSNGNVGLWGMSYLAITQHTVASLQPPHLKAMVALGTDSDLYNEALYGGGLYGEGFWTWWRAAMAGHNFHGERAETDWLGRMLATPFDDPEAYGEHGSVFMKPDMSKVTTPVWIVGPQTGVVIHQLGSSETFIRSTAVEQKRFDFVDAWFPHSYKHSTIDDHERFFDHFLKGDDTGVMDSPPVRVQVRTGNGGHLLLEENEWPIARTSYPRWYLDARPSGWTGDSNGQQLLSIQCAAPTQEASASYSAELDRGHPIPAPTGYVGGTPRWSTGVSFVSEPVDEDMLLAGYMKAGLWVSSTTHDLDLYVSLRVIDENGREIRYESLVPPIDPANIHPVGHGLLKVSHRALDALRSTPYWPAPSHAEADHQPLEIGEVVAVEVGLYPSTALIRKGSRLRVDVQPYSPAGIPSRAYDESYHLGATNTIYTGPEHQSYIQLPIVPADKEN from the coding sequence GTGCAGACCCTCGACCGCGATGGCGACTATGAGAACGGGGTGACCATCGCCCCGGCCGTGCACAACCTGATCGGCCCGACCGTTCTGAACTTCAACCAGGCGGCCACCGACGCCGAAGACGCCACCGCAGCCCAAGCGGGTGACACTGTCCCCGGCACCGCTGCGATGGTCGCGTTCTCCACCGACCAGACGATCACGTTCGCCACCGATCCCACGGTGCGCGCACTCCTCAGCACCCTCAACGAGGCGCCCGGAGTATTCACCGCGGACACCCCACGTCGGCTGCAGAACGGTGCGGCGGCCCGCAATGAGCTCCGACGCAACATCCGGGGCATCATCAAACTGACGGACGTGCGCATTCCGACGCGGGACGGCTCGTATGTCTGCGCGGACATCTTTTTGCCCGACGATGACCAGCAGCATCCGGTGATCATGAACCAGGGCTTCTACGGCAAGAGCTTCGACCACGGCACGATCGGCAGTCGCCGACAGGCGGAGGCCAAGGAGGAGCTGGAAGACCGCTACTTCACCGGCAACCCCGACGGCCTGCAGTACGAGAACCACGAGAGCGTCGACTCGGCAGTGTGGGTGCCGAAGGGCTACGTGTGTATCCGCGTCGACGCGCGCGGGGTCGGAAACAGCCCGGGACTGCAGGCTCCCTTCAGCAGGCAACAGGCCGAGGACTACTACGACGCCATCGAATGGGCAGGCACCCAGCCATGGTCGAACGGCAATGTCGGCCTCTGGGGCATGTCGTATCTCGCCATCACCCAGCACACCGTTGCCAGCCTGCAGCCGCCACACCTGAAGGCGATGGTCGCGCTCGGCACAGACTCGGACCTCTACAACGAAGCCCTCTACGGCGGTGGCCTCTACGGAGAGGGCTTCTGGACCTGGTGGCGGGCCGCGATGGCCGGCCACAACTTCCATGGCGAGCGTGCCGAGACCGACTGGTTGGGCCGGATGCTCGCCACCCCCTTCGACGACCCTGAAGCGTACGGCGAACACGGCTCGGTCTTCATGAAGCCGGACATGTCGAAGGTCACCACACCGGTGTGGATCGTCGGACCGCAGACCGGTGTCGTGATCCACCAACTCGGCAGCAGTGAGACCTTCATCCGGTCGACGGCCGTCGAACAGAAGAGATTCGATTTCGTCGACGCCTGGTTCCCGCACAGCTACAAGCACTCCACCATCGACGACCACGAGCGATTCTTCGACCACTTCCTGAAAGGCGACGACACCGGCGTGATGGACAGTCCGCCCGTGCGGGTGCAGGTGCGCACCGGCAACGGCGGGCACCTTCTGCTCGAAGAGAACGAATGGCCCATCGCCCGCACGAGCTACCCGCGCTGGTACCTCGACGCCAGGCCGTCGGGATGGACGGGTGACAGCAACGGGCAGCAGCTGCTGAGCATCCAGTGCGCCGCACCGACCCAGGAGGCATCGGCGTCGTATTCGGCCGAACTCGACCGCGGGCATCCCATCCCGGCGCCCACAGGCTACGTGGGCGGCACACCACGCTGGTCGACAGGTGTCTCGTTCGTCAGCGAACCCGTCGACGAGGACATGCTTCTCGCCGGCTACATGAAGGCCGGGCTCTGGGTGTCTTCGACGACCCACGACCTCGACCTCTACGTGTCGCTCCGGGTCATCGACGAGAACGGCCGCGAGATCCGGTACGAGTCACTCGTTCCGCCCATCGATCCTGCGAACATCCACCCGGTCGGGCACGGCCTGCTCAAGGTGTCGCATCGTGCGCTCGACGCCCTGCGGTCGACGCCGTACTGGCCCGCACCCTCGCACGCGGAGGCCGACCACCAGCCCCTCGAAATCGGCGAGGTCGTCGCCGTGGAGGTGGGCCTCTACCCCTCTACCGCCCTCATCAGGAAGGGTTCCCGGCTGCGCGTGGATGTACAGCCGTACTCTCCGGCGGGCATTCCCTCCCGGGCCTACGACGAGAGCTACCACCTCGGAGCGACGAACACCATCTACACGGGGCCGGAACACCAGAGCTACATCCAGCTGCCCATCGTGCCAGCAGACAAGGAGAACTGA
- a CDS encoding quinone oxidoreductase family protein has protein sequence MHDLPAAIIDRPGVEPRTGSIDLPPREPGQTLLSVAAAPLNPLDLLIASGDFHSARHEEPYVPGSECVGTVLESDSYPVGSIVYAELHVSPQAPGAFATHVLVDDHNITTLPAGIDPVQAAAVGNSGIAAYLPLVHTVGLRAGETVLVLGATGAVGQLAVQIAHLLSAGRVVGVARDRAALERLLTIGADAVVELRANEKAEQLAERIRAVSGPVDVVFDGIYGLPLEAALHVAAPRARLVNVGNLAGPTAGIPAGLLRGKQLTISGFAGIHVPVTEKQAALGWLWNAIIAAELEVAITTVTLEDLPQAWRAQAASPHTKYIVVPKQPDESENR, from the coding sequence GTGCACGATCTGCCAGCCGCGATCATCGACCGGCCAGGCGTCGAACCGCGGACCGGATCGATAGACCTGCCGCCGCGTGAGCCGGGCCAGACGCTGCTGTCGGTGGCGGCTGCACCGCTCAACCCTCTCGATCTGCTGATCGCCTCCGGAGATTTCCACTCGGCCCGCCACGAAGAGCCCTATGTGCCGGGAAGCGAATGCGTGGGCACCGTATTGGAGTCCGATTCCTACCCTGTCGGGTCGATCGTCTACGCCGAGCTGCACGTCTCCCCTCAGGCGCCCGGCGCCTTTGCGACACACGTGCTCGTCGACGATCACAACATCACCACCCTCCCCGCCGGAATCGACCCTGTGCAGGCTGCGGCAGTCGGCAACTCGGGGATCGCCGCGTATCTGCCTCTCGTGCACACTGTCGGCCTCCGCGCCGGAGAGACGGTGCTCGTGCTGGGCGCAACGGGCGCTGTCGGCCAACTGGCTGTGCAGATCGCCCACCTGCTCAGTGCCGGGCGAGTGGTCGGCGTGGCGCGAGACCGAGCGGCGCTCGAACGACTGCTGACGATCGGCGCCGACGCCGTGGTCGAGCTGCGCGCGAACGAAAAGGCGGAGCAGCTGGCGGAGCGCATCCGCGCCGTATCCGGTCCGGTAGATGTCGTCTTCGACGGCATCTACGGGCTGCCGCTCGAGGCGGCCCTCCATGTCGCTGCGCCTCGGGCGCGCCTCGTGAACGTCGGCAACCTGGCCGGCCCGACCGCCGGGATACCGGCCGGCCTGCTCCGCGGAAAACAGCTCACCATCTCCGGCTTCGCCGGCATCCACGTTCCCGTGACCGAGAAGCAGGCAGCTCTCGGCTGGCTCTGGAACGCGATCATCGCCGCCGAACTGGAGGTGGCGATCACGACCGTCACACTCGAAGACCTCCCGCAGGCCTGGCGGGCCCAAGCCGCCTCACCGCACACGAAGTACATCGTCGTACCGAAGCAGCCCGATGAAAGTGAGAACCGATGA
- a CDS encoding DUF3500 domain-containing protein produces MTNPEHEDAQTIQKLLVGVIGLLDTFSAEQRAASAFEFDDPRRLDWDIIPKPDRVGVSLHNLDRHQKVVVLDLIRLVVSHEVYTKVLAIMQLEHVLRKIEADFLGVGAPLWRTSDSYFLSIFGRPGFEDTWSLRFLGHHVCLNVTIVNQRWISTTPSALGQQPVIGAGVLNPLADDEGLGFALIESLDDRQRVSAVIHDVAPADFVSRQVPHIGALEYPDHYDLGMPQYQISTADRKALALVRAEPSGIAGDQLDESQRATLDRLVGTFLARLPVAAAAEYRSQLAADGPTGIHFAWAGGLERGTPHYFRVQTRSLLIELVNAVDSGNHIHSVIRDFEHDFAHDSLQKHDAHIAEYGSHLSTRTASSEGVELRANDWSW; encoded by the coding sequence ATGACGAATCCCGAACACGAAGACGCACAGACCATCCAGAAGCTGCTGGTCGGCGTCATCGGCCTGCTCGACACGTTCTCCGCCGAACAGCGAGCGGCGTCTGCGTTCGAATTCGACGACCCGCGCCGACTGGACTGGGACATCATTCCGAAGCCCGACCGTGTGGGCGTCTCGCTGCACAACCTCGATCGCCACCAGAAGGTGGTCGTACTCGACCTGATCCGGCTCGTCGTGTCGCACGAGGTCTACACGAAGGTCCTCGCGATCATGCAACTCGAGCATGTGCTCCGCAAGATCGAGGCTGACTTCCTCGGCGTCGGCGCCCCGCTCTGGCGCACCTCTGACTCGTACTTCCTGAGCATCTTCGGCAGGCCGGGGTTCGAAGACACGTGGTCGCTGCGATTCCTCGGCCACCACGTGTGCCTCAACGTGACCATCGTCAACCAGCGCTGGATCTCCACCACCCCCAGCGCACTGGGCCAGCAGCCGGTCATCGGAGCCGGCGTGCTCAACCCGCTCGCCGACGATGAGGGTCTGGGCTTCGCGCTCATCGAGTCGCTGGATGACCGGCAGCGCGTGTCGGCCGTGATCCACGATGTCGCGCCAGCCGACTTCGTCTCGCGCCAGGTACCCCACATCGGGGCACTCGAATACCCTGACCACTACGATCTCGGAATGCCGCAGTACCAGATCTCGACCGCCGACCGGAAGGCGCTGGCCCTCGTGCGCGCTGAGCCTTCCGGTATCGCCGGAGATCAGCTCGACGAGTCCCAGCGGGCCACACTCGACCGCCTGGTCGGGACGTTCCTCGCGCGTCTGCCTGTGGCGGCTGCCGCCGAATACCGCTCACAGCTCGCCGCAGACGGGCCCACGGGCATCCACTTCGCCTGGGCCGGGGGCCTCGAGCGCGGTACTCCCCACTACTTCCGGGTGCAGACCCGGTCGCTGTTGATCGAGCTCGTCAATGCGGTCGACAGCGGCAACCACATCCACTCCGTGATCCGCGACTTCGAACACGACTTCGCGCACGATTCCCTGCAGAAGCACGACGCGCACATCGCCGAGTACGGTTCGCATCTCTCGACGCGTACGGCGTCGAGCGAAGGGGTGGAGCTCAGGGCCAACGACTGGTCGTGGTGA
- a CDS encoding FadR/GntR family transcriptional regulator gives MNSFVSVTRANVLASEIEQQILDREFKPGELIGTIDSLRARSGFARSTVAEAIRLLADRGLAEIRPGRGGGLFATAAGPMVRIRHTLLAVTDAPASVAEAVAVREALEVLIDIDAAEHRTPADIADMKRLLGKLNNAAAKGTTPFLLANWDLHERIALISPNQTASALYLSMTRFVREHAVAATHDDAPESAAEWLNVRIETHAELIAAIVDGDVPRTRTAVAKHAGLLITE, from the coding sequence ATGAATTCGTTCGTGAGTGTGACGCGTGCAAACGTGCTGGCGAGCGAGATCGAGCAGCAGATCCTCGATCGCGAGTTCAAGCCCGGTGAGTTGATCGGCACGATCGACTCGTTGAGGGCCCGCTCGGGGTTTGCGCGTTCCACCGTCGCAGAGGCGATCCGTCTGCTCGCGGACCGCGGGCTGGCAGAGATTCGTCCGGGGCGTGGCGGAGGCCTGTTCGCGACCGCCGCTGGCCCCATGGTGCGCATCCGGCACACCCTGCTCGCCGTGACCGACGCTCCCGCCTCCGTCGCCGAAGCGGTCGCGGTGCGTGAAGCGCTCGAGGTACTGATCGACATTGACGCCGCCGAGCACCGTACGCCCGCCGACATCGCCGACATGAAGCGACTCCTCGGCAAGTTGAACAACGCTGCGGCGAAGGGCACGACCCCGTTCCTGCTCGCCAACTGGGACCTGCACGAGCGAATCGCCCTGATCTCCCCGAACCAGACGGCCTCGGCCCTCTACCTCTCGATGACACGGTTCGTGCGGGAACATGCCGTGGCTGCGACGCACGACGACGCTCCCGAGTCCGCGGCCGAATGGCTGAACGTGCGCATCGAGACCCACGCGGAGCTCATCGCGGCGATCGTCGACGGAGACGTGCCTCGAACCCGCACGGCTGTCGCGAAGCACGCCGGGCTCCTCATCACCGAGTAG
- a CDS encoding fumarylacetoacetate hydrolase family protein produces MRVVGAKTPDGVVVGVLSEDGSEVTAFACTSQFWASPDEFLAAGPTGTTYPLAEVTLVPPVLGSARVLCVGLNYLDHVKEGSFKDESLPEVPTLFARWPQSLSSDGAEVPIPSGEDGLDWEGEVVAWVGSRLVDATPEEALAAVVGYSTFNDITSRRAQKQTSQWIMGKNGDRSGPLGPMVPAAEVGDLRDGLTVETRVNGTVVQRSSTAQMIYGVGETLAHISRSFTLNPGDLLATGTPSGVGYSRTPPWLLQPGDVVEVEVERLGILTSHIVDNSHRLNATSA; encoded by the coding sequence ATGCGCGTCGTCGGTGCGAAGACACCCGACGGCGTGGTCGTCGGCGTCCTGAGCGAAGACGGCAGCGAGGTGACGGCATTCGCGTGCACGTCACAGTTCTGGGCCTCTCCCGACGAGTTTCTGGCGGCGGGCCCGACCGGGACCACCTATCCCCTGGCGGAGGTCACTCTCGTTCCGCCGGTCCTGGGCAGCGCCCGGGTGCTCTGCGTCGGACTCAACTATCTCGACCATGTGAAGGAGGGGTCGTTCAAAGACGAATCCCTCCCCGAGGTGCCCACTCTCTTCGCCCGGTGGCCGCAGTCGCTCTCGAGTGACGGCGCTGAAGTCCCGATCCCCTCCGGCGAAGACGGCCTGGACTGGGAGGGCGAGGTCGTCGCGTGGGTCGGATCCCGCCTGGTCGACGCAACACCTGAGGAAGCCCTGGCCGCCGTGGTCGGTTACTCGACGTTCAACGACATCACGTCGAGGCGCGCGCAGAAGCAGACATCGCAGTGGATCATGGGCAAGAACGGCGACCGCTCAGGTCCGCTCGGGCCGATGGTGCCCGCCGCCGAGGTCGGAGACCTGCGCGACGGGCTGACGGTCGAGACCCGGGTCAACGGCACGGTCGTGCAGCGCAGCAGCACGGCCCAGATGATCTATGGGGTCGGCGAGACGCTGGCCCACATCTCGCGGAGCTTCACCCTCAACCCCGGCGACCTGCTCGCGACCGGCACGCCGTCCGGAGTCGGCTATTCGCGCACTCCCCCGTGGCTGCTGCAACCCGGCGACGTCGTCGAGGTCGAGGTCGAAAGGCTTGGAATCCTGACCAGCCACATCGTCGACAACTCCCATCGCCTGAATGCAACCTCCGCCTGA
- a CDS encoding cupin domain-containing protein, translated as MTMRVTRIGDAEPFSPVGHHGVGPVRLQGGEETPTSGFTVALSHYLPGGAAEEAPQVSETVYVVLSGELVMSSDGDVQALGPFDSVHFTEGTVRTVENRTHLPATMLVIRAVA; from the coding sequence ATGACCATGCGTGTCACACGGATCGGCGACGCCGAGCCATTCAGCCCGGTCGGCCATCACGGAGTAGGGCCGGTGCGGCTGCAGGGCGGCGAGGAGACCCCCACCTCCGGATTCACTGTCGCGCTCTCCCACTATCTGCCCGGGGGCGCAGCCGAGGAGGCCCCCCAGGTCTCCGAGACCGTGTACGTCGTGCTCTCCGGTGAGCTCGTGATGTCCAGCGACGGCGACGTCCAGGCACTTGGTCCGTTCGATTCCGTCCACTTCACCGAGGGCACCGTGCGCACGGTCGAGAACCGCACCCACCTGCCGGCCACCATGCTCGTCATCAGGGCGGTCGCCTGA
- a CDS encoding bifunctional 3-(3-hydroxy-phenyl)propionate/3-hydroxycinnamic acid hydroxylase encodes MKVDFLIVGAGPVGLLIAVLLGRDGWRVTVVERWPTRYPMPRACTIDHEALRILQSAGVMAEHSELFEPSRGERGGYQIRNGEGELLRAINWNRAAESGWANTNGFYQPDLEAVLESMASALPTVDVRRGWSATAVAQDVGTVTLTVARTGNEAHEETLVGSWLIGSDGANSAVRDLVGIDSVDSGFEADWLVVDYEPLDDREWQAFVTQYCDPEQPATAVNSGPGRRRFEFMRRADVTVDDLGRAETAWQLMAPWNVTPDNARLERHAVYTFRGRWANEWRRGRVLLAGDAAHLMPPFLGQGLCSGFRDASSLAWRLSLIESGSAGPALLDSYGSERSTHVREIIEAAIEIGRLVCELDPHKAAERDVALRSERNDPLLTPVEPPQPRLGEPSLTRSGDAWAGRLSVQARVEADGVTGLFDDVQGGRWQLVTLEADPSAAVPPDLARWFRSIGGTISSVSADGLLRDADGAYRTWFENHGCSVVLSRPDFYIYGTGLAADVVPLLESLRGALTSSLVPAQEGALS; translated from the coding sequence GTGAAGGTCGACTTCCTGATCGTCGGAGCGGGTCCGGTCGGTCTGCTGATCGCTGTCCTGCTCGGGCGCGACGGCTGGCGCGTCACCGTGGTGGAACGCTGGCCCACGCGCTACCCCATGCCGCGCGCCTGCACCATCGACCACGAAGCCTTGCGCATCCTGCAGTCTGCCGGGGTCATGGCCGAGCACAGTGAGCTCTTCGAGCCTTCCCGCGGTGAACGCGGCGGCTACCAGATCCGCAACGGCGAAGGGGAGCTGCTGCGCGCCATCAACTGGAACCGGGCGGCCGAGTCGGGCTGGGCGAACACGAACGGCTTCTATCAGCCCGACCTCGAAGCCGTGCTCGAATCGATGGCATCGGCCCTCCCCACCGTCGACGTACGCCGGGGCTGGTCCGCCACGGCGGTGGCACAGGATGTCGGCACGGTCACCCTGACCGTGGCTCGCACCGGCAACGAGGCGCACGAGGAGACCCTCGTCGGCTCCTGGCTCATCGGCTCCGACGGCGCGAACAGCGCCGTACGCGATCTCGTCGGCATCGACAGTGTCGACTCCGGGTTCGAGGCGGACTGGCTGGTCGTCGACTACGAGCCCCTCGACGACCGCGAGTGGCAGGCCTTCGTGACCCAGTACTGCGATCCCGAGCAGCCCGCGACGGCGGTGAACAGCGGCCCGGGGCGCCGACGCTTCGAGTTCATGCGCCGGGCGGACGTCACGGTGGACGACCTCGGCCGCGCGGAGACCGCGTGGCAGCTGATGGCACCCTGGAATGTCACACCCGACAACGCCCGTCTCGAGCGGCACGCGGTCTACACGTTCCGCGGCCGCTGGGCGAACGAATGGCGGCGAGGCCGCGTTCTCCTCGCCGGCGACGCGGCCCACCTCATGCCGCCCTTCCTCGGCCAGGGGCTCTGCTCCGGGTTTCGCGACGCGAGCTCCCTCGCCTGGCGCCTCTCGCTCATCGAGTCCGGTTCCGCTGGCCCGGCGCTACTCGACTCCTACGGTTCTGAGCGGAGCACCCACGTGCGGGAGATCATCGAGGCGGCGATCGAAATCGGCCGGCTGGTCTGCGAACTCGACCCCCACAAGGCTGCGGAACGGGACGTCGCACTGAGATCAGAGCGGAACGATCCGCTGCTCACCCCCGTCGAACCTCCGCAGCCCCGGCTGGGCGAACCGTCTCTCACACGAAGTGGGGATGCCTGGGCCGGACGCCTGTCGGTGCAGGCCCGGGTCGAGGCCGACGGCGTCACCGGGCTCTTCGACGATGTACAGGGGGGCCGCTGGCAGCTCGTCACCCTCGAAGCCGATCCCTCGGCCGCGGTGCCGCCCGACCTCGCGCGATGGTTCCGCAGCATCGGCGGCACCATCAGCTCGGTCTCTGCAGATGGGTTGCTCCGGGACGCCGACGGCGCGTACCGCACCTGGTTCGAGAACCATGGATGCTCGGTCGTGCTCTCCCGCCCCGACTTCTACATCTACGGCACCGGGCTCGCAGCCGACGTCGTCCCGCTTCTGGAGTCCCTCCGGGGCGCCCTCACCAGCTCACTCGTACCCGCACAGGAAGGTGCACTGTCATGA
- a CDS encoding nuclear transport factor 2 family protein: MVDNDKAEIIEIMNMYAFALDTHQWDLFDRVFTDDVVAVFGPAGAGWHGLDVFKASFAEFHDRLDSHQHTMMGHLVEVDGDTAHAFSYGNWLLVRNDAEGGPTWTGTGWYDDEVVRTESGWRIKHRVCRLQGWSGNPLVPEPHNEHNPDMNVKVLHEFAAAGDIGFLTALSVKK, translated from the coding sequence ATGGTCGACAACGACAAAGCCGAGATCATCGAGATCATGAACATGTACGCCTTTGCTCTCGACACGCACCAGTGGGATCTCTTCGACCGCGTCTTCACCGATGACGTCGTCGCGGTGTTCGGCCCGGCCGGTGCCGGCTGGCACGGACTCGACGTGTTCAAGGCGTCGTTCGCCGAATTCCACGACCGCCTCGACAGCCACCAACACACGATGATGGGCCACCTCGTCGAGGTCGACGGCGACACCGCCCACGCCTTCAGCTACGGCAACTGGCTGCTCGTGCGCAACGACGCCGAGGGCGGACCGACCTGGACCGGAACCGGCTGGTACGACGACGAAGTGGTGCGCACCGAGTCGGGCTGGCGCATCAAGCACCGCGTCTGCCGTCTTCAGGGCTGGAGCGGCAACCCGCTGGTGCCCGAACCCCACAACGAGCACAACCCCGACATGAATGTGAAGGTGCTGCACGAGTTCGCGGCGGCCGGCGACATCGGCTTTCTGACTGCTCTGTCGGTGAAGAAGTAG
- a CDS encoding flavin reductase family protein, whose protein sequence is MSEDIDPTLFREMLGNYPTGVAVVTATLDDGSPVGMVVGTFSSVSLDPPLIAFFPMSSSKSFARLRTAGAFCVNVLASDQEPLCRTLATSNDDKFDGVDWRPAPLGSPILGDAVSWIECTFDDISEAGDHFIVLGRVQEFEVQRSTLPLLFFQGGYGRFSLGSFVAAPSPDLIQAAQYAEVIRSQVEQLSSDFGVDCSVVARIGWDSVQVLSANHGPLASPAPLGHRQPLIPPFGAVFLADRAEAEIDDWLGRAPDRSPERRELNMALLEKVRERGYSLLAAQPEALEHHREVLREFELSGGLPRQDRVVRQATSELADLFTPEIVPGERYGLASIVVLIPTRHGQPPMALRMTGLPQSVPAERVEALIAGMKLVAATAAAITEGRA, encoded by the coding sequence ATGTCCGAAGACATCGACCCGACCCTGTTCCGGGAGATGCTGGGGAACTATCCCACCGGTGTCGCCGTGGTCACGGCGACACTCGACGACGGGTCCCCGGTGGGCATGGTCGTCGGAACCTTCTCGTCGGTCTCGCTCGACCCGCCGCTCATCGCGTTCTTCCCGATGAGCTCCTCGAAGAGCTTCGCCCGGCTGCGAACCGCGGGCGCCTTCTGCGTGAACGTGCTGGCGTCGGACCAGGAGCCGCTCTGCCGCACGCTCGCGACGAGCAATGACGACAAGTTCGACGGCGTGGACTGGCGCCCGGCGCCGCTCGGCTCACCCATCCTCGGCGATGCCGTCTCGTGGATCGAGTGCACCTTCGACGACATCAGCGAGGCGGGTGACCACTTCATCGTGCTCGGCCGGGTGCAGGAGTTCGAGGTGCAGCGCTCCACCCTGCCCCTGCTCTTCTTCCAGGGCGGCTACGGTCGCTTCTCGCTCGGCTCCTTCGTGGCAGCGCCCAGCCCCGACCTCATCCAGGCGGCCCAGTACGCGGAAGTGATCCGCAGCCAGGTCGAACAGCTCAGCTCCGACTTCGGAGTCGACTGTAGCGTGGTCGCGCGCATCGGCTGGGACTCGGTGCAGGTGCTCTCGGCCAACCACGGCCCTCTCGCCTCACCAGCACCGCTCGGCCACCGCCAGCCCCTCATCCCGCCGTTCGGTGCCGTCTTCCTGGCAGACCGGGCCGAGGCCGAGATCGACGACTGGCTCGGCCGCGCGCCCGATCGGAGCCCGGAACGCCGGGAGTTGAACATGGCGCTGCTCGAGAAGGTGCGCGAACGCGGGTACTCTCTGCTCGCCGCCCAGCCGGAGGCTCTCGAACATCACCGTGAGGTGCTCCGCGAGTTCGAGCTGTCGGGCGGTCTGCCCCGGCAGGATCGGGTCGTGCGCCAGGCCACGTCGGAGCTCGCGGACCTGTTCACCCCAGAGATCGTGCCGGGCGAGCGCTACGGCCTCGCTTCGATCGTCGTGCTGATCCCCACCCGTCACGGCCAGCCGCCGATGGCGCTCCGGATGACCGGGCTGCCGCAGTCCGTTCCGGCGGAGCGGGTCGAAGCGCTCATCGCGGGTATGAAGCTGGTGGCGGCGACCGCTGCAGCGATCACGGAGGGCCGGGCATGA